In Candidatus Kerfeldbacteria bacterium, a single genomic region encodes these proteins:
- a CDS encoding response regulator: MANSKTKILLVEDDAFLAGMYVTKMNLEDFEVVLAGDGEAGLEQAQSIKPDIILLDVILPKMSGFDVLKNLKSDPKTKNIPVLMLTNLGQQEDVQKGLAIGAVDYLIKAHFMPAEVVEKVKSIISKTKK; encoded by the coding sequence ATGGCCAACTCCAAAACAAAAATATTACTGGTTGAGGATGATGCATTTTTAGCCGGCATGTACGTTACCAAGATGAACCTTGAAGATTTTGAAGTGGTTTTGGCAGGTGACGGGGAGGCGGGACTTGAACAAGCGCAATCAATCAAGCCGGACATTATTTTGCTCGATGTCATTTTGCCGAAAATGAGCGGGTTTGACGTGCTAAAAAATCTCAAAAGCGACCCAAAAACAAAGAATATTCCGGTTTTGATGCTGACCAATCTCGGACAGCAAGAGGATGTGCAGAAAGGCCTGGCAATTGGTGCGGTGGATTATTTGATCAAAGCGCATTTTATGCCAGCGGAAGTGGTGGAAAAAGTGAAATCAATTATTAGCAAAACGAAAAAATAA
- a CDS encoding type II/IV secretion system protein has product MDDQLNQNFQSPAQSIVDVVTQQVQLPADKLASVREHATDDESIIAELLQRGFVSEEDVARGRSQLLGVTYIDLFGKTISQSVLNLIPRELSENYHVVAFAKEGNTVSVAMVNPGDFKAIEAIEFIARENGYKLNYFLISDAGFRQAFKQYATLGAEVEEALASTEQKDGDEDMLEQALTKEKGMEEVVKSAPVSKMVNVILKHAVEGNASDIHIEPVENETRVRYRVDGVLHTSLVLPRYVHNSIVARIKVMCNLKLDETRVPQDGRFRTEWGGRIIDYRVSTLPLFANEKVVMRILDRAAVVLDLEKLGFEGRSLDLMKRATEKSVGMILLTGPTGSGKSTTLSALLTILNDEAINIVTLEDPVEYYIEGVNQSQINPDVGLTFAAGLRSILRQDPDVIMVGEIRDSETAELAVHASLTGHLVLSTLHTNDSFGAIPRMIDMKIEPFLITASLSTVVAQRLVRRLCQYCQEEVALPAELMKEVEKQMMGIPPEAYKRHLGVEKPEFKFYEGKGCVRCENTGYKGRILINEIIEVNDEMKNIIVSNPTIDAIRETALRQNMVVMAQDGIMKALERKTSFSEVLSATKK; this is encoded by the coding sequence ATGGATGATCAATTGAATCAAAATTTTCAATCCCCAGCTCAATCAATTGTTGATGTTGTCACTCAGCAAGTACAGTTACCTGCTGACAAATTAGCCAGTGTCCGCGAGCACGCCACGGATGACGAGTCGATTATCGCTGAATTGCTCCAGCGCGGATTTGTTTCTGAGGAGGATGTGGCGCGTGGTCGATCGCAATTATTAGGGGTTACCTATATTGATTTATTTGGGAAAACAATTTCCCAATCAGTTTTGAATTTGATCCCTCGCGAATTATCCGAGAATTATCACGTGGTTGCCTTCGCAAAAGAGGGGAACACGGTTTCGGTCGCCATGGTTAATCCGGGAGACTTCAAGGCGATTGAAGCCATAGAATTTATTGCACGAGAAAATGGGTACAAATTAAATTATTTTTTGATTTCTGATGCAGGTTTCCGCCAAGCGTTTAAACAATATGCAACGCTCGGCGCTGAAGTCGAAGAGGCGCTCGCAAGTACCGAGCAGAAGGATGGCGACGAGGATATGTTGGAGCAGGCGCTAACGAAGGAAAAGGGAATGGAGGAGGTGGTCAAGAGCGCGCCTGTGTCTAAGATGGTGAATGTTATTTTGAAGCACGCGGTCGAAGGCAATGCATCTGATATTCACATCGAGCCGGTGGAAAATGAGACGCGCGTGCGGTATCGAGTTGATGGCGTGCTGCACACATCGTTGGTATTACCGCGGTATGTTCATAATTCTATCGTGGCTCGGATTAAAGTTATGTGCAATTTGAAGCTGGATGAAACGCGGGTGCCACAGGACGGCCGGTTCCGTACGGAGTGGGGTGGGCGTATTATTGATTATCGCGTTTCGACGCTGCCACTCTTTGCCAATGAAAAAGTCGTGATGCGTATTTTGGATCGTGCGGCGGTGGTGCTTGATTTAGAAAAATTGGGGTTTGAGGGACGATCATTAGACTTGATGAAACGCGCTACAGAAAAAAGCGTGGGTATGATTTTACTCACCGGGCCGACTGGTTCGGGTAAATCCACCACTTTGTCAGCGTTGTTAACTATATTGAATGACGAGGCAATTAATATCGTGACCCTAGAGGATCCGGTTGAGTATTACATCGAAGGGGTGAATCAGTCGCAAATCAACCCTGATGTTGGACTGACCTTTGCCGCTGGATTGCGCTCTATTTTGCGCCAAGATCCGGATGTGATCATGGTCGGTGAAATTCGTGATAGTGAAACTGCTGAATTAGCCGTGCACGCTTCGCTGACGGGACATTTAGTTTTATCCACACTACACACCAATGATTCATTTGGCGCGATTCCCCGCATGATTGATATGAAAATTGAACCATTCTTGATCACGGCTTCACTTTCAACAGTGGTGGCTCAGCGCTTGGTGCGTCGGTTATGTCAGTACTGCCAAGAAGAAGTGGCGCTTCCCGCTGAATTAATGAAAGAGGTAGAGAAGCAAATGATGGGCATCCCGCCAGAAGCCTATAAACGCCATCTCGGCGTGGAGAAGCCGGAATTCAAATTTTATGAAGGCAAGGGCTGCGTCCGCTGCGAAAACACTGGCTACAAAGGACGTATTTTGATTAATGAAATTATTGAGGTCAATGATGAGATGAAGAATATTATTGTGAGTAATCCTACGATTGACGCTATCCGCGAGACCGCTCTCCGCCAAAATATGGTCGTGATGGCACAGGACGGCATTATGAAGGCTCTGGAACGCAAAACGTCATTTAGTGAAGTATTAAGCGCAACTAAAAAATAG
- the pilM gene encoding pilus assembly protein PilM, which yields MAKKQSYVGIDLGGSSIKIVELQLEQNRPQLVTYGFIDETYNIVKDDTKEARAAIAEHLRELLKRAKVSTENAVAALPSFSVFSSIISLPAMNKKDLISAVRWEAKKFVPIPLEEMILDWEVLGGMPGDDGKQEDKKRKKEKEINTAGLNVPNTNPTDKGASAKDTVDKRSIIGGDSKPNLKVLLTAAPKNLVNNYVALFKDVGLRLVGLETESFAIERSLVGNDHNPIMVIDIGGGATSIIIYADGVPILNRSIDLGGKSITQAIVDSMQVSYEQAEQMKRDLTISMANQPLDQLPKQVKYVINAIMNEIRYITNIYRNQNKQPISKVVLTGGSAFLGNITQYIQESFNIRSFVGDPWARVVHPVEIDSLLRELGPRMSVAIGLAMRELQ from the coding sequence ATGGCAAAAAAACAAAGTTACGTCGGAATCGATTTAGGAGGATCCAGTATTAAGATTGTTGAATTGCAGTTAGAGCAGAATCGCCCTCAGCTGGTGACGTATGGTTTTATTGATGAGACATACAATATCGTGAAGGATGATACGAAAGAAGCGCGGGCGGCAATCGCTGAGCATTTGCGTGAGTTGCTGAAGCGCGCCAAGGTATCCACAGAAAATGCGGTAGCGGCACTGCCAAGCTTTAGCGTATTCAGTTCGATCATCAGTCTACCCGCCATGAATAAGAAGGATTTGATTTCAGCGGTGCGATGGGAAGCGAAGAAATTTGTACCTATTCCCTTAGAGGAAATGATTTTGGATTGGGAGGTATTAGGCGGCATGCCTGGCGACGATGGTAAGCAAGAGGACAAAAAGAGGAAGAAAGAGAAAGAGATAAATACTGCAGGATTGAATGTCCCGAACACAAATCCAACGGATAAAGGGGCTTCAGCGAAAGATACCGTTGATAAGCGGAGTATTATTGGAGGAGACTCAAAACCAAATCTGAAGGTTCTCTTAACCGCCGCTCCCAAAAATTTAGTAAATAATTACGTTGCCCTTTTTAAAGACGTTGGCCTCCGATTAGTTGGTTTGGAAACAGAATCATTCGCTATCGAGCGCTCGCTGGTAGGGAATGATCACAATCCCATCATGGTCATTGATATCGGCGGCGGAGCGACGAGTATTATCATTTATGCTGACGGCGTGCCTATCTTGAATCGGAGTATTGACCTCGGAGGGAAAAGTATCACCCAGGCGATTGTGGATTCGATGCAGGTTTCGTATGAACAGGCTGAGCAAATGAAGCGTGATCTCACTATTTCAATGGCTAATCAGCCGCTTGACCAATTGCCAAAGCAAGTGAAATACGTGATCAACGCTATCATGAATGAAATTCGATATATTACTAATATTTACCGAAATCAGAATAAACAGCCGATTTCAAAAGTTGTGTTAACTGGCGGTTCGGCTTTTCTCGGTAACATAACCCAGTATATTCAAGAAAGCTTCAACATTCGGTCGTTTGTGGGCGATCCTTGGGCGCGCGTGGTGCATCCGGTTGAAATTGATTCATTATTACGTGAATTGGGTCCGCGCATGTCCGTTGCTATCGGTTTGGCCATGCGAGAGTTGCAATAA